In Dermacentor silvarum isolate Dsil-2018 chromosome 2, BIME_Dsil_1.4, whole genome shotgun sequence, the following proteins share a genomic window:
- the LOC119440233 gene encoding uncharacterized protein LOC119440233, which translates to MPTDLSTGGGVLSASPSWPALQQEHAQLAQGWTQGRLAQLGTTLAAEGPRGALAKALDQELARLQRLARVAQQRTAVPPWPNRSSGTDEEDPGYSTLASSCFSTGPLCSRTCIESCLSSLRSRTWRRTLLGHPCDRYSTLTGNFIRAELNSVSVLDASNQNLFIVLPAILELAWL; encoded by the exons ATGCCGACGGATCTCAGCACTGGTGGTGGAGTGCTCAGTGCCAGCCCATCGTGGCCCGCGCTGCAGCAGGAGCATGCCCAGTTGGCCCAGGGCTGGACCCAGGGTAGACTGGCGCAGTTAGGCACCACTCTGGCCGCTGAGGGGCCTCGGGGGGCATTAGCCAAGGCGCTCGACCAG GAGCTTGCACGCCTGCAGCGGCTAGCCCGTGTGGCACAGCAGCGTACGGCTGTGCCACCGTGGCCGAATCGGTCGAGTGGCACCGATGAGGAAGACCCCGGCTACAGCACATTGGCCTCTTCTTGCTTCTCAACGGGGCCCCTGTGCAGCCGTACTTGCATCGAGTCCTGCTTGAGCAGTTTGCGCAGCCGGACTTGGAGAAGGACCCTATTGGGGCACCCCTGCGACAGGTACAGTACTTTGACAGGCAACTTTATCCGTGCTGAGCTGAACAGTGTCTCAGTCTTAGACGCCTCCAATCAAAACTTGTTTATTGTACTACCTGCCATTTTAGAGCTAGCTTGGCTCTGA